The nucleotide sequence ACGACGCGGCTCAGTTCTTCTTCATCATGCCGTCGTCCTTCTTCATCCCGTCCTTGGACATGCTGTCTTTCTTCATGCTGTCCTTGGCCATCGTGTCCTTCTTCATGCTGTCGTGGGATATCGAGTCCTTCTTCATCCCATCGTCCTTGCCCATCTTGTCCTCGGCAAAGGCCGCAGGCGCAGCGGCGACGCTGAAGGCGAGAGCGGCGGCAGAGAAAGCGAGGATGAGGCGGCTGCGAGAAGTCATGTTGATCGCTCCTTCGAGGTGCGGGGTTGGACGGCGATCGATGCGCCGCTCATCGATCTCGACGTTGCCGGACGCGCTGTTGTTACGGACCTCCGAAAAAATTCTCATGGATCAATTTTGAGTCGCGTTTTGCGGTGTTTCGAAGCTCGACACAATTTCGCCCCGGCGAGCCGATGTTAGTACAACCGCTGCACGGGACTCAGAGGCCGGTATTTGCGCCGCAGCAATATGTCGCCTCCCCTGCATTTGACCTCGAACGGACTGTATAGTTCGGCTAGAGGTAAATCCGGCAGTTTGGCTCGTATCGGTAATGCCAGCGAACCGGGGTCGGGAACCCAACCAGAAGTTGTCCAGGGGAAGTCTCATGCTTTCACGCCGTCATGTCATCGCGTCCGCGCTCGCCGCGCCGGCCATCCTGCGCTTTGGAACCGGCACGGCCCACGCGGCCACCACGCTGAAAATTTCGCATCAGTTCCCCGGTGGAACCATCGACAAGGGCGACTTCCGCGACCGGCTGTGCCGGGTCTTTGCCGAGGAGGTTTCCAAGCGCTCGGGCGGCGAGATCGCGGCCGAAATCTATCCTAACTCCTCGCTGATCAAGACGGTCGCCCAGTTCTCGGCGATGCGGAAGGGCGCGCTGGACATCAGCCTCTATCCGATGCCCTATGCCGGCGGTGAGCTTCCGGAGACCAACATC is from Bradyrhizobium sp. ORS 285 and encodes:
- a CDS encoding pentapeptide MXKDX repeat protein, which gives rise to MTSRSRLILAFSAAALAFSVAAAPAAFAEDKMGKDDGMKKDSISHDSMKKDTMAKDSMKKDSMSKDGMKKDDGMMKKN